The DNA segment GATCTCGCTGCATGTAACAGAAGCTTTGCTGATGGCCGAACAGCAAAAGTATCCCATTAATATCAACAAGCAGGGCGTTATTGATTACCTCGTATTCAATTTTGATCAGTACGGGCCTGCAGAAAAGCTATGCGCGGTACATTTATTACAGGCGCTCGGTTCCAAAGTGGATTACAAAAAATACCTGGACACGCTGGATAAATATGTACATCATGGAAGCCTCTATGAAAAATTGTATGTCTTAAGGTTAAAACAAAAGGTAGGCATACCCATAGCGCTGGATACTTTTATTACCAAACAGCACAATACCCTATTTGGTAATCTTTACTGGGGCGATGAAAGATATCATTTTTTTGATAACTCCATCCAGAATACCCTGGCCATGTACAACCTGCTCAAGGGAGCCGGCAACCAGGAACAATTGCTGAAGAAGATCCGTTATTATTTCCTCGAGAAACGCAGGGATGGCAAATGGCGCAATACCTATGAGTCGGCCCTTATCCTGGAAACCATTTTGCCCGACCTGCTGAGCAATGAAGCCACTGTGCAGCCTGCCTCTTTTACCATTGCCGGCAATCAGTCGACTGTTGTTAATACATTCCCTTATTCCAACACTTTTACCAGCGGAGAAAAGCTAACCATTACCAAACAGGCCGGGATGCCGGTTTATTTCACAGCGTACCAGCAGAGTTGGAATCCCGCCCCGCAAAAGGTAGCCGGTGATTTTATTGTTCAATCTTCCTTTGAGCGGAATGGCCAGGAAAAAGCGATCCTGAAAGCCGGAGAAGCAGTAACTTTAAAAGTGCAGGTGACGGTAAAAGCAGATGCTGATTATGTAATGGTGGAAATTCCTATTCCGGCCGGTTGTTCCTATAAAGACAAAAGCCAGTCCTGGAGTAATAATGAAGTGCACCGTGAATATTTCAAAAACAAAGTAAGCCTGTTTTGCAGCAGCCTGCCCAAAGGTGAATATACTTTCCGCGTGTTCTTATTGCCGCGCTATACCGGCCGCTACCACCTCAATCCTGCCAAAGCCGAAATGATGTATTTTTCGGTATTCTTTGGCAGGGAGGGGATGAAGAAAATCAGCATAAATTAATAAAAGCTATAGAGCTCTTATAGAGGACCTAAAGAGCACCTATAGAGGACTTATAGAAAGTATTCTCCGGGGATAATCCAGAGACCATCCGGAGGCCAAGCATAGGACAAGATACCTGGGGCCTATTAGCAGTTAACCTTATTTCCTGGCCGGTCCGTACAGGGCCACTCCACTCCTCGTTTTAGTATGTTTCCCTTCTTCCACCACCAGTTTGCCATTGACCAGTATGTATTGAAAGCCTACGGAGTATTGGTGTGGCTGTTCAAAAGTGGCTTTATCGCTGACAGTAGCTTCATCAAAGATCACGATATCAGCCGCCATACCTTCTTTCAGCAGGCCGCGGTCTTTCAGTTGGAACTTTTGTGCAGCTAGTGATGTCATGCGGCGGATGGCTTCTTCGAGAGAGATCACTTTTGCCTCCCGTACATAACGGCCCAGTATCCGGGCATTGGTGCCATAGCCGCGGGGATGCGGCATTCCTTTGCCAGGTACCGGTACCCCTGCATCGGCGCCTGCCATGCAGAACGGATATTTCATGATATACTTTACATCTTCTTCATGCATGCTGTGGTATACCATCTGCGCTCCGCCTTTCTCTACCATGTCCATAATGGTTTCGGCCTCGTAGCTGGCTTTTGATTTGCGCCCCATTAACTTATTGATGGCTGTAATGCTTTTCCCATTGTAGCTGCTGTCTGATGAATAATTGGCCACTACTGCATAGCTGTAATTTTTGAATTTGTAACGATATAACTGCTGCAGCATTTCTTTCTTGATCTGCGCCCTGATAGCAGGATTGCGTAACCTGGCTTTTATGGAATCCTGCCCACCTGCCAATGCCCATTCGGGCAAACGCACACCCAGGTTGGTGCTGCTGGCTGTATAAGGGTATTGATCAATGGTCACATCCCAGCCTTCTTTCCTGGCCTGTTCAACCAAGCCAAGGGTAATAGGACTTTTGCCCCAGTTGCCTTTGCCGCCGATCTTAAAATGGGAGATCTGTACCGGCACATTGGCTTCCTTGCCTACCTGTATGGCTTCATTGATCGCTTCTACAGCGTTGTTCTCTTCATTGCGGATATGGGAAGCATAAATGCCATTGTATCTGCCGGCGGCTTTGGCGAGGCTTACCACCTCGGCAGTATTGGCAAAAGCGCCTGGAATATAAATAAGGCCGGTAGATAATCCTACGGCGCCTTCTTTCATAGCCTGCTCCACCAGGCTGTCCATTGTACGTTGTTCCGCTAGGGTGGGTAAGCGGTTGTCGCGCTTCATGACCTGCTCCCGCACCGTATTATGACCTATCAAAGAAGCTACGTTGATGGAAGGGTGTAAGCTATCAATGCGGTAGAAGAACCGCTTTAAATTACCGGCAGAGCCGCCACAATTACCCGTTACCACGGTGGTCACCCCATCATAAATATAATTATCGGCAGTAGGCTGATCAAAGATGCCGCTTTCAATATGGCCATGTACATCAATAAATCCCGGCGCCACGATCAGTTTTTTGGCGTCAATCACTTTGGGGGCAGTATAACTGGTGAGCTTGCCAATAGCTATGATCTTTCCTTCCTTTACAGCTATATCCCCATAGTACCAGGAATTACCGGTGCCGTCAATCACCTTTCCGTTGAGGATAAGAATATCTGCTTTGTTTTGTGCTGCCAGGATGCCCGGTATCAAAAAGATAAGGGGGAGTAGCTTTTTTATCATTGGACTTGTACTTTTTTACCATGAAAAGTGCGAAAATGCCCCAATCCATGCATAATCCATGTGTGATCCATGTGTCAAACATGTGTGCTTCATTGGGGAAGTACCCCCTTTGACACATGGATCACACATGTTTGACACAAGGATCACACAAGAATGGCAGGTCATTCCCCGGGGTGATAGGTTCGTTCCGCATGCTTCAGCACATCGGCTTTATAAAACAACAC comes from the Paraflavitalea devenefica genome and includes:
- a CDS encoding N-acyl-D-amino-acid deacylase family protein encodes the protein MIKKLLPLIFLIPGILAAQNKADILILNGKVIDGTGNSWYYGDIAVKEGKIIAIGKLTSYTAPKVIDAKKLIVAPGFIDVHGHIESGIFDQPTADNYIYDGVTTVVTGNCGGSAGNLKRFFYRIDSLHPSINVASLIGHNTVREQVMKRDNRLPTLAEQRTMDSLVEQAMKEGAVGLSTGLIYIPGAFANTAEVVSLAKAAGRYNGIYASHIRNEENNAVEAINEAIQVGKEANVPVQISHFKIGGKGNWGKSPITLGLVEQARKEGWDVTIDQYPYTASSTNLGVRLPEWALAGGQDSIKARLRNPAIRAQIKKEMLQQLYRYKFKNYSYAVVANYSSDSSYNGKSITAINKLMGRKSKASYEAETIMDMVEKGGAQMVYHSMHEEDVKYIMKYPFCMAGADAGVPVPGKGMPHPRGYGTNARILGRYVREAKVISLEEAIRRMTSLAAQKFQLKDRGLLKEGMAADIVIFDEATVSDKATFEQPHQYSVGFQYILVNGKLVVEEGKHTKTRSGVALYGPARK